The stretch of DNA NNNNNNNNNNNNNNNNNNNNNNNNNNNNNNNNNNNNNNNNNNNNNNNNNNNNNNNNNNNNNNNNNNNNNNNNNNNNNNNNNNNNNNNNNNNNNNNNNNNNNNNNNNNNNNNNNNNNNNNNNNNNNNNNNNNNNNNNNNNNNNNNNNNNNNNNNNNNNNNNNNNNNNNNNNNNNNNNNNNNNNNNNNNNNNNNNNNNNNNNNNNNNNNNNNNNNNNNNNNNNNNNNNNNNNNNNNNNNNNNNNNNNNNNNNNNNNNNNNNNNNNNNNNNNNNNNNNNNNNNNNNNNNNNNNNNNNNNNNNNNNNNNNNNNNNNNNNNNNNNNNNNNNNNNNNNNNNNNNNNNNNNNNNNNNNNNNNNNNNNNNNNNNNNNNNNNNNNNNNNNNNNNNNNNNNNNNNNNNNNNNNNNNNNNNNNNNNNNNNNNNNNNNNNNNNNNNNNNNNNNNNNNNNcactactgttcccaccataacgtatagtccactactgttcccaccataacgtatagtccactactgttcccaccataacgtatagtccactactgttcccaccataacgtatagtccactactgttcccaccataacgtatagtccactactgttcccacataacgtatagtccactactgtccccaccataacatatagtccactactgttcccaccataacgtatagtccactactgttcccaccataacgtatagtccactactgttcccaccataacgtatagtccactactgaccaTAACATATTCCCCACTACTGACcataacatatagtccactactgttcccaccataacgtatagtccactactgaccataacatatagtccactactgaccataacgtatagtccactactgttcccaccataacgtatagtccactactgttcccaccataacgtatagtccactactgttcccaccataacgtatagtccactactgttcccaccataacgtatagtccactactgttcccaccataacatatagtccactactgttcccaccataatgtatagtccactactgttcccaccataacgtatagtccactactgttctcaccataacgtatagtccactactgttcccaccataacgtatagtccactactgaccataacatatagtccactactgttcccaccataacgtatagtccactactgttcccaccataacgtatagtccactactgttcccaccataacatatagtccactactgttcccaccataatgtatagtccactactgaccataacatatagtccactactgaccataacatatagtccactactgttcccaccataacgtatagtccactactgaccataacatatagtccactactgaccataacatatagtccactactgttcccaccataacgtatagtccactactgaccataacatatagtccactactgttcccaccataacgtatagtccactactgttcccaccataacgtatagtccactactgttccggccataacgtatagtccactactgttcccaccataacatatatgccactactgttcccaccataacgtatagtccactactgttcccaccataacgtatagtccactactgttcccaccataacgtatagtccactactgttcccaccgtaacgtatagtccactactgttcccaccataacgtatagtccactactgttcccaccataacgtatagtccactactgttcccaccataacgtatagtccactactgttcccaccataacatatagtccactactgttcccaccataacgtatagtccactactgttcccaccataacgtatagtccactactgttcccaccgtaacatatagtccactactgttcccaccataatgtatagtccactactgtccccaccataacatatagtccactactgttcccaccataatgtatagtccactactgttcccaccataacgtatagtccactactgttcccaccataacatatagtccactactgttcccaccataatgtatagtccactactgttcccaccataacgtatagtccactactgttcccaccataacgtatagtccactactgttccaaccataacgtatagtccactactgttccagCTGTCTACAATACAGCATTAAAACTGTAGACCTTCTGTATTATAGCctacaatacagtattacaagTGTCAATGTCTATTTTCCATGTCCCAAGTTGGTGCCAGCCACAGTTAAGGGCAATAATACTGGTAGGGAAACAGAataagggctctattcagtctaGATCGCCAAAGTGTTACAGATCAGAAGTGGTACAGATCAGGAAGTGTTACAGACCAGGAAGTGCTACAGATCAGGAAGTGTTACAGATCAGGAAGTGTTACAGACCAGGAAGTGTTACAGACCAGGAAGTGTTACAGATCAGAAGTGTTACAGATCAGAAGTGTTACAGatcgctgaagcgttacagatcaGAACGTGTTACAGATCAGGAAGTGTTACAGATCAGGAAGTGTTACAGATCAGGAAGTGTTACAGATCAGGAAGCGTTACAGATCAGAAAGCGTTACAGATCAGGAAGCGTTACAGATCAGGAAGCGTTACAGATCAGGAAGCGTTACAGATCAGGACGCGTTACAGATCAGGACGCGTTACAGATCAGGACGCGTTACAGATCAGGACGCGTTACAGATCAGGACGCGTTACAGATCAGGACGCGTTACAGATCAGGAAGTGTTACAGATCAGAAAGTGTTACAGATCAGGAAGTGTTACAGATCAGGAAGTGTTACAGATCAGGAAGTGCTACAGATCAGAAGTGTTACAGATCAGGACGTGTTACAGATCAGGAAGTGTTACAGATCAGGAAGTGTTACAGATCAGAAAGCGTTACAGatcgctgaagcgttacagattacgcaatatacattttaaagtaaTTTCCGACTGAGACGACATAGCCTATGCTGCGTTtgccgtgaatgcagtctccgccaacgtgggaacattgcctttgaACTTCCGGATTGAACCCTGACCCTAAAAACACGTACAAACATAACTGAACCCTTCTATTTCTGCAACCATTCTGCTGTCCAAAGAAGAAAACCTCTCTCTGGGTTTAcgaagagcagaaaagtaaatgatAAAATATTATGAAGCAGAGAGCTGCCAGGTATCACATCTCTGGATCATTTGAGATTGGGCAAGGATTATTCTGGAAACATCTGGGCCTGCGTCGTACTCTAACAGACCGGGGAGAACGATGGCTTTGTGGATTAAACACCATGTCACACACGTGGTGTGGATCTCACAGATAGTCTGTTGAATGTGCTGCTCAACTCCTTTACGAAGAAGTCTTCTGACATCAATGGGACTGCCTGGTTCAATAAAGGTTACATACAAAAAAATCAAAtgtcaaatacaaaaaaaaatcatACTGATTGATGGTCTATCTTTTGAGTTAAATACTCTATTAGGCTTACATGATCCTTGAATTCAGAATCATCAAATCAATGATTTTTTTGCTGTGCGATTACAGATTGTGCTAGTGTTATTAGCGGTGAGACACACAGATAAATCTGACTGCCGATAGGTACTACTGCCAGCGTACTGAATCCGGAGGCCGTTCCCTCTTTTGCTAGAATAAAAGATGTACCTGCTGTGTACCGACCTGACTATCAACAAGGGCTTTACTACAGATTATAGCTAGATAGCCACAACATTAACGcagcttgctagctagttagctgacaTTAACGCaacttgctagctagttagctgacaTTAACGcagcttgctagctagttagctgacaTTAACAcagcttgctagctagttagctgacaTTAACGcagcttgctagctagttagctgacaTTAACGcagcttgctagctagttagctgacaTTAACGcagcttgctagctagttagctgacaTTAACGcagcttgctagctagttagctgacaTTAGCTATCTGTAGCAGGCACAAGCCAAACAAGCTACTGCCACCTTGTGGTCTGTGTTTGGATTATATTTGATCGGTGGTGGAGCTGTGCTATGTGAACAACAATGAGTTAAACTGCAGACACTCTGGGCGGAATTGCGGACGCTCTGGGCGGAACTGCGGACGCTCTGGGCGGAACTGCGGACGCTATGGGGGGAACCGCGGACACTGTGGGCAGAAGCGCTAAGTACGTCTATGTGTCTGAGCCCTTACATCGTATGAGACATGATATTGTGTGTACTTGTAATCAATGACTTTATGAAATTCACTTTACATGAAGACTTATTGTTAACGGTGTGGAACGTTCTAACAAAGAACATCTGAAGCCAACATTTAACTAGATACATATTTTATTGTTTAACGGTACAGCAAAATATTACAATAATCTCACGCCACAACAATTGAAATGTCAGTGAGCTACAACAAGATAAACTCATCTCGTGGAATCTCCTGCTTTACAGAACATCCAACAAACTGGTGTTAACTTGACtcttgggctggagagagaatgaaCAAATCACATTGGGATGGACCACAACAACGCATGCTTAGATTACTTACCAACTATAtagttaaataaattaaacaaataTTCTCTATGTTAAAACATAAAATGTAATTCTCTCAGAACAGAACAAAATAAAGAACAAACCATAGGTAACTGGTTTAGGATGGATTCTCCCCCCACCAACATCACCATTCAACCACGGAGAGACAGATACATAGCCTGGATCCAGATCTGGTTGTGTTGTCTTGACAACTCCTAAGGTGACAAAGACCATAGGAGTTAGCTAGACAGCACACGCAGATCAGACCAGGctatgggaccaggctatgggaccaggctatgggACCAGGgtatgggaccaggctatgggaccaggctatgggaccaggctatgggaccaggctatgagaccaggctatgagaccaggctatgggaccaggctatgggaccaggctatgagaccaggctatgggaccaggctataggaccAGGgtatgggaccaggctatgggaccaggctatgagaccaggctatgggaccaggctatgggaccaggctatgggaccaggctatgggaccaggctataggaccAGGctatgggaccaggctatgggTCCAGGctatgggaccaggctataggaccaggctatgagaccaggctatgggaccaggctatgggaccaggctatgggACCAGGCTACCAAATACAGGGTATGATGGTTAGTATCAGCTTTAGTCTCAAAAAATACACCGTGTCtatttataaacaacaacaacaataaacaaaACACAGTCAACCCTTTTTCAATTTCATATTTCTAAAATACAATCTAGAATATGTAGATATATACAATTCCCACAGTATTGAGCAATACAAAACACATTCTTCAAAAAGTGAAGAATAAATGAAGAGGGTCGGAAGAAAAGGAAGAGTAAGAGCTGTCTGGGTTCTTAATaatatatttgtttgttttttttggtCAAAATAAAGAACTAAATTTAATGTAAAAAGATCCAGTAtagacttgatttgatttgagcgaATGCGAACTTCCACTTATGTCCGATTTTCCCTTGAAGTTAGGATTCACCTCATTGTGTGTTGAAAAAGATGcttcctttccttccagtttaaGAGCAGGAAGGGTTTGAACCAGTAACCTCCTGCACTAGTTATGCAGAGTCCAGATGTGAACCAACACTGATTATAGTACTAGATCTGCTACTAGAGTCCAGATGAGAGTAGGAGGGTTTTGAACCAGTAACCTCCTGCATTAGAACTGCTACTAGAGTCCAGATGAGAGCAGGAGGGTTTTGAACCAGTAACCTCCTGTATTAGTTCTGCAGTCCAGATGAGAGCAGGAGGGTTTTGAACCAGGAACCTCCTGTATTAGTTCTGCAGTCCAGATGAGAGCAGGAGGGTTTTGAACCAGGAACCTCCTGTATTAGTTCTGCAGTCCAGATGAGAGCAGGAGGGTTTTGAACCAGGAACCTCCTGTACTAGTTCTGCAGTCCAGATGAGAGCAGGAGGGTTTTGAACCAGGAACCTCCTGTATTAGTTCTGCAGTCCAGATGAGAGCAGGAGGGTTTTGAACCAGGAACCTCCTGTACTAGATCTGCAGTCCAGATGTCACCCAACACTGTTAACAGTATACAGAATTACAGTGTTTTTGaaatagattgatgaggatttttctTCCAGTTTGTGTGCAAAAGTTTAGCCAACAACCTCATACTTTAGACTAGAGTTACTACCAGTGTCCAGGTGTGAACCAACACTGTTAACCGTAACCAGATGACAGACAGCGGCGTGGAGGCGGAGCAGCCTGACGACCACCTGTGGTGATTGGTTCTGTCGTGGCCGTGGGCGTGGCCTCTTTCAAGGTCATGGTGGTGAGGCCCTACGGTGACGTAACCGTCGATGACACGCACCAGCGGAGGTGGAGGAGACTGGACTGTGGTgctgagagacaacagagacaagAGGATTGCATGTTAGATTAAGATTGGATAGGAGTTATGTCATGTTAGATTAAGATTGGATAGGAGTTATGTTAGATTAAGATTGGATAGGAGTTATGTCATGTTAGATTAAGATTGGATAGGAGTTATGTCATGTTAGATTAAGATTGGATAGGAGTTATGTCATGTTAGATTAAGATTGGATAGGAGTTATGTCGTGTTAGATTAAGATTGGATAGGAGTTATGTCATGTTAGATTAAGATTGGATAGGAGTTATGTCGTGTTAGATTAAGATTGGATAGGAGTTATGTCATGTTAGATTAAGATTGGATAGGAGTTATGTCATGTTAGATTAAGATTGGATAGGAGTTATGTTAGATTAAGATTGGATAGGAGTTATGTCATGTTAGATTAAGATTGGATAGGAGTTATGTCATGTTAGATTAAGATTGGATAGGAGTTATGTCATGTTAGATTAAGATTGGATAGGAGTTATGTCGTGTTAGATTAAGATTGGATAGGAGTTATGTCATGTTAGATTAAGATTGGATAGGAGTTATGTCGTGTTAGATTAAGATTGGATAGGAGTTATGTCATGTTAGATTAAGATTGGATAGGAGTTATGTCATGTTAGATTAAGATTGGATAGGAGTTATGTTAGATTAAGATTGGATAGGAGTTATGTCATGTTAGATTAAGATTGGATATGATTTATGTCATGTTAGATTAAGATTGGATAGGAGTTATGTCATGTTAGATTAAGATTGGATAGGAGTTATGTTAGATTAAGATTGGATAGGAGTTATGTCATGTTAGATTAAGATTGGATATGATTTATGTCATGTTAGATTAAGATTGGATAGGAGTTATGTCGTGTTAGATTAAGATTGGATAGGAGTTATGTCATGTTAGATTAAGATTGGATAGGAGTTATGTCATGTTAGATTAAGATTGGATAGGAGTTATGTCATGTTAGATTAAGATTGGATAGGAGTTATGTCGTGTTAGATTAAGATTGGATAGGAGTTATGTTAGATTAAGATTGGATAGGAGTTATGTCATGTTAGATTAAGATTGGATAGGAGTTATGTCGTGTTAGATTAAGATTGGATATGATTTATGTCATGTTAGATTAAGATTGGATAGGAGTTATGTCATGTTAGATTAAGATTGGATAGGAGTTATGTCATGTTAGATTAAGATTGGATAGGAGTTATGTCGTGTTAGATTAAGATTGGATATGATTTATGTCATGTTAGATTAAGATTGGATATGAGTTATGTCGTGTTAGATTAAGATTGGATAGGAGTTATGTCATGTTAGATTAAGATTGGATAGGAGTTATGTCATGTTAGATTAAGATTGGATAGGAGTTATGTCATGTTAGATTAAGATTGGATAGGAGTTATGTCATGTTAGATTAAGATTGGATAGGAGTTATGTCATGTTAGATTAAGATTGGATAGGAGTTATGTCGTGTTAGATTAAGATTGGATATGATTTATGTCATGTTAGATTAAGATTGGATATGAGTTATGTCGTGTTAGATTCATCTCGGATAGTAATCAGTGTGTTATGTCTGTCTGTGGGTTGAGAGAAGGTGTCACACATTCCCTGCCAAAACACGGTCTCAGACTCTCCCTTGAAACAAATATTCTGTAATCTCAACGTGACTTTCCTCAAAAAACAAATTataaaaacaaaatgtattttttattttatttagtctaGTCTTAGTCATTTTGATTTAAATATCATTATGTCTTAGTCACATTTATGTCATTTGAATAATGATTTAGTCTAGTTATTTAGTAATTTTAGTCACATCACATTTTCTATTTCTTCATTAACCTATATTAAACACAAATCACTGATTTCCATGTGCACATACATAGCCATTTCCTACCAAATTACTGTTCAACATAACCTCCTATTCTCTTCCCAACAGCACAAATATGACAAACATATATATAAGAATAATATTATACAAGTATGATCTGGCCATGTAAATTCCTAATtcagactacatagatacattacaTACAAAacaaacgagagagagggagagagagagagagagatagagagagacagagagagagagagagagagagcgagagagagagcgagagagagagagagagagagagaaggagagagagagagggagagagagacagagagagagagatggagagagagagagagagagacagagagacagagagacagagagagagagagagagagagagagagagagagagagagagagagagacagagagacagagagagagagagagagagagagagagagagacagagagagagagatggagagagagagagagagagagacagagagagagagacagagagagagagagagagagagagagagagagagagagagagagagagagatggagagagagagagagagagacagagagagagagagagagagacagagagacagagagagagagagacagagagagagagagagagacttgagtTGCGTCCCTGGTTGAAGTAAAATCCCAGTGCTTGAGTCCTGGTTCATGTGTTCAAGTCTCAGTTACTGTGTCCACATTAACTCAAAATAAagttattaacccagtcagcgatagaggagttatttacccagtcagatatagaggagttatttacccagtcagatatagaggagttatttacccagtcagatatagaggagttatttacccagtcagatatagaggggttatttacccagtcagatatagaggagttatttacccagtcagatatagaggagttatttacccagtcagatatagaggggttatttacccagtcagatatagaggagttatttacccagtcagatatagaggggttatttacccagtcagatatagttatttacccagtcagatatagaggagttatttacccagtcagatatagaggggttatttacccagtcagatatagaggggttatttacccagtcagatatagaggggttatttacccagtcagatatagaggagttatttacccagtcagatatagaggagttatttacccagtcagatatagaggagttatttacccagtcagatatagttatttacccagtcagatatagaggagttatttacccagtcagatatagaggagttatttacccagtcagatatagaggagttatttacccagtcagatatagaggagttatttacccagtcagatatagaggagttatttacccagtcagatatagaggagttatttacccagtcagatatagaggggttatttacccagtcagatatagaggagttatttacccagtcagatatagaggagttatttacccagtcagatatagaggagttatttacccagtcagatatagaggaggttatttaaccagtcagatatagaggggttatttacccagtcagatatagaggaggttatttacccagtcagatatagaggaggttatttacccagtcagatatagttatttatccagtcagatatagaggggttatttacccagtctgatatagaggagttatttacccagtcagatatagaggagttatttacccagtcagatgtagaggggttatttacccagtcagatatagaggagttatttacccagtcagatatagaggagttatttatccagtcagatatagaggagttatttacccagtcagatatagaggggttatttacccagtcagatatagaggagttatttacccagtcagatatagaggggttatttacccagtcagatatagaggggttatttacccagtcagatatagaggggctatttacccagtcagatatagaggaggttatttacccagtcagatatagaggagttatttacccagtctgatatagaggagttatttacccagtcagatatagaggagttatttacccagtcagatatagaggggttatttacccagtcagatatagaggagttatttacccagtcagatatagaggggttatttacccagtcagatatagaggggttatttacccagtcagatatagttatttacccagtcagatatagaggagttatttacccagtcagatatagaggggttatttacccagtcagatatagaggagttatttacccagtcagatatagaggggttatttacccagtcagatatagaggagttatttacccagtcagatatagaggagttatttacccagtcagatatagaggagttatttacccagtcagatagagaggagttatttacccagtcagatatagaggagttatttaccc from Salvelinus fontinalis isolate EN_2023a chromosome 20, ASM2944872v1, whole genome shotgun sequence encodes:
- the LOC129817186 gene encoding metalloprotease TIKI1-like; the encoded protein is MDTTDRKLKKKRRNKQKKHQRNRQFNDLWVRIEESTTVQSPPPPLVRVIDGYVTVGPHHHDLERGHAHGHDRTNHHRWSSGCSASTPLSVIWLRLTVLVHTWTLVVTLV